Proteins encoded in a region of the Takifugu flavidus isolate HTHZ2018 chromosome 10, ASM371156v2, whole genome shotgun sequence genome:
- the cnih4 gene encoding protein cornichon homolog 4: MEAVVFILSLVDCCALIFLSVYFIITLSDLECDYINARACCSKLNKWVIPEIVGQCLSTVLMLVSMHWFIFLLNLPVAAWDIYRSIKVPMGNMGVFDPTEIHNRGQLKSHMKESMIKLGYHLLCFFIYLYSMILALIND, encoded by the exons ATGGAAGCGGTAGTGTTCATCCTCTCACTTGTCGACTGCTGTGCATTGATTTTCCTTTCGGTCTATTTT ATTATCACCCTGTCTGATTTAGAATGTGACTACATCAATGCTCGGGCCTGCTGCTCCAAGCTGAATAAA TGGGTGATTCCAGAGATAGTCGGACAGTGTCTGTCTACggtgctgatgctggtctcCATGCACTGGTTCATCTTTCTTCTCAACCTTCCTGTTGCTGCCTGGGACATTTACAG GAGCATAAAGGTTCCGATGGGAAACATGGGTGTGTTTGATCCCACCGAGATTCATAACCGGGGTCAGCTCAAGTCCCACATGAAGGAGAGCATGATTAAGCTGGGATATcacctcctctgcttcttcatTTACCTGTACAG CATGATCCTGGCGCTGATAAATGATTGA
- the adcy3a gene encoding adenylate cyclase type 3 — MRKPSVMPRNRAFSEPEYSAEYSADCSVTLPSDPGQAVGRTHEVTVRSSGCCLCLPRFMRLTFAPESLENLYQTYFRRQRHETLLVLVVFAALFDSYVIVMCAVVYTSDKLAAVLVASVGLVADVVLYLLCRFGLLPDRISRRVVPYALWLLIAAQIFCYLGLNYAHCHQTSDTVGWQAFFCFSFFLTLPLRLTPIVLITTVSCGVHTLVLGVTIAQQQQEHIQGPELGRQLLANVVIYVCVITVGIMSYYMADRKHRKAFLEARQSLEVKLNLEEQSQQQERLLLSILPKHIADEMLQDMKKEPSQKEMQQFNTMYMYRHENVSILFADIVGFTQLSSSCSAQELVKLLNELFARFDKLAAKYHQLRIKILGDCYYCICGLPDYREDHAACSIMMGLAMVEAISYVREKTQTDVDMRVGVHSGTVLGGVLGQKRWQYDVWSTDVTVANKMEAGGIPGRVHISQSTLECLHGEFDVEAGNGGERCDYLRERGIETYLVVLPKGPAGKSGINGVKLSVTSSNGNSPQLINTTECNGSINTACTTPEEPEELDTRVVNPSFPNPRRRLRLRDLAERVIDAQENEQELNKLLNEALLERETVQALKGKHTNRLSLRFVDPDLETRYSVEKEKQSGAAFCCSCVVLLFTTLMEALIDHWLVANYITFAVGEVLLLVLTVCSLAAIFPRIFPKKLVSFSTWIDHTRWARNTWAMAAIFILTMADIMDMLSCMSRVPAPGSLTLASSSSSSLSVHVGCFNNPKYYSYTAVLALMATTMLVQVSHMVKVTLMLLITTATGIVNIYSWRDIFDRYDTARFQDYRSHMVPSKITMTVMILIMMVSFYYFSRHVEKLARTLFLWKIEVHEQKEKVYEMRRWNEALVTNMLPEHVARHFLGSKKRDEELYSQSYEEIGVMFASIPNFSDFYTEESINNGGIECLRFLNEIISDFDSLLDEPQFRCITKIKTIGSTYMAASGVTPDVNNGYSCVKKEEQSDRERWQHLADLADFALAMKVTLMNINYQSFNNFMLRIGLNKGGVLAGVIGARKPHYDIWGNTVNVASRMESTGVMGNIQVVEECYNILKEYGFRFVRRGPIFVKGKGELLTYFLKGRDKQGSFINGSSVNLPHQVVDS; from the exons ATGAGAAAACCCTCGGTCATGCCTCGGAACCGAGCTTTTTCCGAGCCAGAGTACTCTGCGGAGTATTCGGCCGACTGCTCCGTGACGCTGCCCTCTGACCCTGGCCAGGCGGTGGGGAGAACTCACGAGGTCACGGTTCGGAGCTCCGGATGCTGCCTGTGTCTGCCGCGCTTCATGCGCCTGACCTTTGCCCCCGAGTCTCTGGAGAACCTGTACCAGACCTACTTCAGGCGGCAGAGACACGAGaccctgctggtgctggtggtgttcGCGGCGCTGTTCGACAGCTACGTCATCGTCATGTGTGCCGTGGTCTACACCAGCGACAAGCTGGCTGCCGTTTTAGTGGCATCCGTGGGGCTGGTGGCAGATGTCGTCCTCTACCTGCTGTGTCGCTTCGGACTGCTGCCCGACCGTATCTCCAGACGGGTGGTGCCCTACGCCCTGTGGCTGCTCATAGCCGCTCAGATATTCTGTTACCTGGGCCTGAACTACGCTCATTGCCACCAGACCAGTGACACGGTGGGCTGGCAGgctttcttctgcttctccttttttctgaCTCTGCCCCTGAGGCTCACGCCCATCGTGCTCATCACGACTGTCTCCTGCGGAGTCCACACCCTGGTCCTGGGTGTCACCAtcgcccagcagcagcaggagcacatCCAGGGGCCAGAGCTTGGCAGACAG CTTCTGGCCAACGTTGTGATCTACGTCTGTGTCATCACTGTGGGCATCATGTCCTACTACATGGCTGACCGCAAACACCGCAAGGCCTTCCTGGAGGCCAGGCAGTCCCTGGAGGTTAAACTgaacctggaggagcagagccagCAGCAG GAGCGTCTGCTGCTCTCCATCCTTCCAAAGCACATCGCTGACGAGATGCTCCAGGACATGAAGAAGGAGCCCAGTCAGAAGGAGATGCAGCAGTTCAACACCATGTACATGTACAGGCATGAGAATGTCAG TATTTTGTTCGCAGACATCGTGGGTTTCACCCAGCTGTCCTCGTCCTGCAGCGCTCAGGAGCTGGTCAAGCTGCTCAACGAGCTCTTCGCACGCTTCGATAAACTGGCCGCC AAATATCACCAGCTGAGGATCAAGATCTTGGGAGACTGCTACTACTGCATCTGTGGGCTGCCAGATTACAGAGAGGACCATGCTGCCTGCTCCATCATGATGGGCCTGGCCATGGTGGAGGCCATATC GTATGTCAGAGAGAAAACCCAGACCGACGTCGACATGCGTGTTGGAGTGCACAGTGGCACGGTCCTGGGGGGGGTCCTGGGTCAGAAACGCTGGCAGTACGACGTGTGGTCCACCGACGTGACTGTGGCCAACAAAATGGAGGCGGGGGGGATTCCAGG GCGTGTCCACATCTCACAGAGCACCCTGGAGTGTCTTCACGGCGAGTTTGATGTGGAAGCCGGGAACGGAGGAGAGCGCTGTGACTACCTGAGGGAGCGCGGCATCGAGACCTACCTGGTGGTGCTTCCTAAAGGGCCGGCGGGGAAGAGCGGCATCAATGGTGTA AAGTTGTCTGTCACTTCCTCCAATGGAAACTCGCCACAGTTGATCAACACCACAGAGTGTAACGGCAGCATTAACACCGCCTGCACCACACCTGAGGAGCCAGAAGAGCTGGATACcagg GTGGTGAATCCATCTTTTCCTAACCCTCGTAGAAGACTTCGGCTGCGGGACCTGGCTGAGAGGGTGATTGATGCTCAGGAGAATGAACAGGAGCTCAACAAACTGCTCAACGAGGCTCTgttggagagagagacggtCCAGGC ACTGAAGGGGAAGCACACCAACAGGCTGTCCCTGCGCTTTGTGGATCCAGACCTGGAGACGCGCTACTctgtggagaaggagaagcagagtGGAGCggccttctgctgctcctgcgtgGTGCTGCTCTTCACCACCCTCATGGAGGCCCTCATAGACCACTG GCTGGTCGCAAACTACATCACCTTTGCAGTGGGCGAAGTCCTGCTGCTCGTACTGACCGTCTGCTCGTTGGCCGCCATCTTTCCTCGA ATCTTTCCCAAGAAACTCGTGTCCTTCTCCACGTGGATCGACCACACGCGCTGGGCTCGGAACACCTGGGCCATGGCTGCCATCTTCATCCTCACCATGGCGGACATCATGGACATG CTGAGCTGCATGTCCCGGGTCCCGGCCCCTGGCAGCCTCACActagcctcctcctcctcctcctccctgtctgtccaCGTTGGTTGCTTCAACAACCCCAAGTATTACAGCTACACGGCTGTGCTGGCACTGATGGCGACCACCATGCTGGTTCAGGTCAGTCACATGGTCAAGGTGACGCTGATGCTGCTCATCACCACGGCCACCGGTATCGTCAACATCTACAGCTGGAGGGACATCTTTGACCGCTATGACACGGCCCGCTTCCAGGACTACAG GTCTCACATGGTGCCTTCCAAGATCACAATGACAGTCATGATCCTCATTATGATGGTCAGCTTCTATTATTTCTCCCGACAT GTGGAGAAGCTTGCCCGCACTCTGTTCCTGTGGAAAATCGAGGTCCATGAACAGAAAGAGAAGGTTTACGAGATGAGACGCTGGAACGAAGCCTTGGTGACCAACATGCTACCTGAACATGTCGCACGACACTTCTTAGGCTCCAAGAAAAGGGATGAG GAACTGTACAGCCAATCGTATGAGGAGATCGGAGTCATGTTCGCCTCCATTCCAAACTTCTCTGACTTCTACACGGAGGAGAGCATCAACAACGGAGGGATCGAGTGCTTACGCTTCCTCAATGAGATCATCTCTGACTTTGATAGT TTGCTGGATGAGCCACAGTTCCGCTGCATTACCAAAATCAAGACCATCGGCAGCACCTACATGGCCGCGTCTGGCGTCACTCCCGATGTCAACAACGGCTACTCCTGCGTGAAG AAGGAGGAGCAGTCAGACAGAGAGCGATGGCAGCACTTGGCAGACCTGGCAGACTTTGCTCTGGCCATGAAGGTCACACTCATGAACATCAACTACCAGTCCTTCAACAACTTCATGCTGCGCATCG GTCTGAATAAAGGTGGAGTGTTAGCTGGAGTCATCGGTGCCCGCAAACCTCACTACGACATCTGGGGCAACACCGTCAACGTGGCCAGTCGCATGGAGTCCACAGGGGTGATGGGCAACATCCAG GTCGTGGAGGAGTGCTACAACATCCTGAAGGAGTACGGCTTCAGGTTTGTGAGGAGGGGGCCCATTTTCGTGAAGGGAAAAGGGGAACTGCTGACTTATTTTCTCAAGGGACGAGACAAACAAGGCTCATTTATCAACGGTTCCTCTGTCAACCTGCCACACCAGGTGGTGGACAGTTAA
- the wdr26a gene encoding WD repeat-containing protein 26 — protein MQANGAPQDTDAEESCRNGTQNGEPSSAVTAHTNGLTVNNNGNTVVNINNNQQPAGNNGNSVSDGVTKKKRLSPGEEDVIRLVGQHLHDLGLNQTVDLLMQESGCRLEHPSATRFRNHVMEGEWDKAESDLNELKALMHSPSAIVRMKFLLLQQKYLEYLEDGKVLEALQVLRAELTPLKYNTERIHVLSGYLMCSHAEDLRSKAEWEGKGTVSRTKLLDKLQTYLPPSVMLPPRRLQTLLKQAVELQRERCLYHNTKQDSGLDSVPLLLDHTCNRKQFPCYTQQILTEHCNEVWFCKFSNDGTKLATGSKDTTVIVWHIDTETQQLKLMKTLEGHAYGVSYLAWSPDDTYLIACGPDDCSELWLWNVQTGELRTKMSQSHEDSLTSVAWNPDGKRFVTGGQRGQFYQCDLDGNLLDSWEGVRVQCLWCLNDGRTVLASDTHQRIRGYNFEDLTDRNIVQEDHPIMSFTVSKNGRLALLNVATQGVHLWDLQDRVLVRKYQGVTQGFYTIHSCFGGQNEDFVASGSEDHKVYIWHRRSELPIAELSGHTRTVNCVTWNPILPGLLASASDDGTVRIWGPAPFLDVQEGEGLNECCSMDS, from the exons ATGCAGGCGAACGGGGCGCCGCAGGACACCGACGCAGAGGAGTCCTGTCGGAACGGCACCCAGAACGGGGAGCCGTCCTCCGCCGTGACGGCTCACACCAACGGGCTGACGGTCAACAACAATGGCAACACTGTcgtcaacatcaacaacaaccagcAACCGGCCGGCAACAACGGCAACAGCGTCTCGGATGGCGTCACCAAGAAGAAGCGTCTGTCCCCGGGCGAGGAGGACGTGATCCGGCTGGTGGGGCAGCATCTCCACGACCTGGGGCTGAA cCAGACGGTGGACCTCTTGATGCAGGAGTCCGGCTGCAGGCTGGAGCATCCGTCAGCCACCAGGTTCCGCAATCACGTCATGGAAGGAGAGTGGGACAAG GCTGAGAGTGATCTGAACGAGCTGAAGGCCTTGATGCATTCTCCAAGTGCTATTGTG AGGATGaagttcctgctgctgcagcagaagtaTCTGGAGTATCTGGAGGATGGGAAGGTGCTGGAAGCCCTGCAGGTCCTTCGAGCTGAACTGACTCCTCTCAAGTACAACACCGAGAGGATCCACGTCCTGAGCGG GTACCTGATGTGCAGCCATGCAGAGGACCTGCGCAGCAAAGCAGAGTGGGAAGGAAAGGGCACGGTGTCACGGACAAAGCTGCTGGACAAGCTGCAGA CGTACCTGCCGCCTTCCGTGATGCTGCCTCCTCGCCGCCTGCAGACTCTGCTCAAACAGGCGGTGGAGCTGCAGCGGGAACGTTGTCTCTACCACAACACCAAGCAGGACAGCGGACTGGACTCGGTGCCCCTGCTCCTCGACCACACCTGCAACCG gaagCAGTTTCCCTGCTACACCCAGCAGATTCTCACCGAACACTGTAATGAAGTTTGGTTCTGCAAGTTCTCCAACGATGGGACTAAACTGGCCACTGGGTCCAAGGACACCACGGTCATCGTGTGGCACATCGATACG GAAACGCAGCAGCTGAAGCTGATGAAGACTTTGGAGGGTCACGCGTACGGAGTCTCATACCTGGCCTGGAGCCCCGATGACACCTACCTGATAGCCTGTGGTCCTGACGACTGCTCTGAGCTGTGGCTGTGGAACGTCCAG ACGGGGGAGTTGCGCACAAAGATGAGCCAGTCTCATGAAGACAGCCTGACCAGTGTGGCCTGGAATCCAGACGGCAAACGCTTCGTCACCGGCGGCCAGAGAGGCCAGTTCTACCAGTGT GACCTGGATGGAAACCTGCTGGACTCGTGGGAAGGGGTGCGTGTGCAGTGTCTGTGGTGTCTAAATGACGGCCGGACCGTCCTGGCCTCAGACACCCACCAGCGCATCAGAGGATACAACTTTGAGGACCTGACGGACAGAAACAT AGTGCAGGAGGACCATCCCATCATGTCGTTTACTGTTTCCAAAAATGGAAGGTTAGCTCTGCTCAACGTTGCCACTCAG GGAGTGCACCTCTGGGACCTGCAGGATCGTGTACTAGTCCGGAAGTACCAAGGGGTGACCCAGGGCTTCTACACCATCCACTCCTGCTTTGGGGGGCAGAATGAAGACTTTGTGGCCAGCGGCAGTGAAG acCACAAAGTCTATATCTGGCACCGGCGCAGCGAGCTGCCCATCGCAGAGCTCAGTGGTCACACGCGCACCGTCAACTGTGTGACCTGGAACCCCATCCTGCCTGGACTGCTGGCCAGTGCCTCAGATGATGGGACTGTCCGGATCTGGGGACCTGCTCCTTTTCTGGACgtccaggaaggagaaggaCTCAATG AATGTTGCAGCATGGACAGCTGA